The Microcystis panniformis FACHB-1757 region ATTCCTCAAGTTCCCTCTCTGCCCAGCAATGCTCTAAAGTTGATAAATATCAATCTAATAAAAACTCAAAGCCTTAGTATATAAGCTTTTTAAGCATGAGTTGTTGATAGTTTTACATGACAGGTTCGGTAGAGCCCGAAGTTTTCGTTTTGGGGAGTCGGCCAGTAATGCTAAATCAGGTTATACTTCATCTTTAACGCTATAATTCTGACCGAGTAGGACTAGAAATTCGTGCTACCATGCGAAGATAAATATTCGGGTATACGGTCACGAAGCTACCAGACAATTTTAGGATAAAAATACCGACACTTATGGGGAAATCAATCAATAAAGTCCGAGTAACGGCACTGATTTTAGGGATTCTAGCGATCGCCTTTGCCTTTTTCACCAGGATTGTCAGTATCTTTGAATACGTTACCTTCGATATCGGACCGGATCCCGATCAGATTACCCTTGGTTATCTTTCGATGGATATGTGGAAGGGAAACTTTCCTCAATTGGGACCACCGGGGGGTGGTGGAAAATATGGATTCACAATCCCCCCCCTCTATACTTATTTAGCCTTTCCTCTGACAATTTTCGGTACCGCTCCCGAATTTCAAGTCCTTACCAATGGACTATTTTCTTTTCTATCGATTCCCCTCTTAATCTACTTTGTTTATCAACTTTTAGAAAATGTAGAACAAGATAAACGTCTTCTCCTGTCCAGTTTGGCAGGATTTTGGTATAGCACGATCTATGCGGACTATTTCATTAATAATTTTTCCTGGGCCCCTAGCCCAATACCCTTTTTCCTGCTCGTTTTTGCTTTACTCTATCGGTTCCAGATGGAAACGACTAAGCCGCTGCTCTATCAGGCTATAGCTTGGATATTCTTCGGGATTACCGTCGCTATATTGGTGAGTTTACACACCACCACGATGTTAATTATCCCAGTGACTTGTGTTATTGCCTGTCTATGGTTTGTTTATCGCAATCGCAAGAATACTCGTAAATGTCTTTTGCCTTTTCTATCGATTCTCTCGGCAAATCTCGCCTTATTTATGTATTGGCACAGTGAGATCGTTCGGAATTTCGCTAATACGAGGGGAATCGTGAGAGCACTCACGGAGAAGGGGGCGAGCGGTGAACCATCGAGCAATCTGTTCACTCGTCTATTTAAAGCGATTTGGGAAACGGTTTATCTGGGTAATCAAGTGTTTTTTTTGAATGACAATATATCGATTTTCAATGTCGTAGTTTCTGCTATTTTTTTCGGCATTTCTCTATACATAGTCATCAAAAAATATCGAGGCAATAAAACACTTATCGGCTTTTTGGCGATCACTTGGATAATTTTTCTCTACGCTTCCTCTAATTATCCTGATGAGCATTTTTATTCCCATCGTAAAATCTTACTCTGGTTTGCTCCTATCCTCTTGGCGATCGCTAGTCTGGCCTATCTAAACTTGACTAAGACTTTCGACAGGATCCTCGCTCTAGTTCTAGCAATTATCATCGGCTATTCTATCGCAACTAATCTCTATTTCAATCAACGTTATCTTGCCAGTAAATACGGTTCCGAAAGACTCCTATCCGTGGCCGATACAGTGGAAATTATCAATCAGATTCCCGTTGGTTCAACCCTTTGTGATCCAGCCAAGAAACGCAAAAGAAAAGAGCGCGGTCAGTACGATTATATCGATACCTTTATGACCAAAAGAGAGCTAAAGATCACCAATGCCTGCCCATCGGGTAGTTATTACATCCAGCCGAAATTTAAAATGGCTATCCAAATGAACGATTTATTTCCAATTTTTACCCTCGTCAAAACTCACCCTCTCGATCGCCCGATGACTTCCCTTCTTGAAACCCCAGAAGCCTATCTCTATAAAATCGAGTAGCAATAAGTAGGTGGGTGGAATTAAATATAAGATGAACGTAGGTTGGGTTGAAGCATGAAACCCAACGCCTGATTATGTTACGCTACCGCTAACCCATCCTACAAATAATTGTGCCTCCCTACTTACCATCGTGCTAAAATAGGGAACCTCGAAATAGACAACTTATCGCCTTCCCCCGGAACTTCATTACAGACCAAAATATATTCTTGAGTTACTTTAGCAAGAGCTTTAGACGTAGGCGTTTTTAGCGAAGGAAGTCTCAAATTAGTTATGGCCTTTTGCGGAGGACAAAACCTATTCCTCCTAAAATGATTAAACCGATAACGATAGAAGGTTCAGGAACTTTGCTAAAAGTTAGGCTACCTTGTCCCGCAATACCCAAGCGAGGAGTATAGGCAAAAGCCGCTTCACTGAGGTTAAACAATCCGCTAGTCAGGGCAAAATTAGCGATGGGAAAGAAAGCATTAGTAGAGGTGACACTATAATCGATGCCAATAAAAGTCTCATCGAAATAATTGACCACGGGAGGGGCATCGGCCGAAGCGAGATTAAAGGTATTGGAGAGTAGATTAAAACTAATATTGGTCAAGGGGATAGATTCAAAATCCACTCCTGTAATCGCCGCATTATCGAAACTAGCCGAACTGGAATAAGTTCCCGTCAGACTTCCATAAGTTATGACACCTTGAAAATTGTAGGTGATATTTGCCCCTTGCAAACTATTGACATTAACACCAAAATATGCTAGGGCTAAACCTGTGATTACAGCAACTTTATTCATGGTAATTACTCCTTAAAAAAAACTCAGGTGGGCATTGCTCATGCTCACCTTTGTAACCCCTAAATCAGGTTTTATGTCAAGCTATTTTGAAAGCCTTGCTAGAAACCAGTTTTAGGGACAAGTATAATTACTCGCTTGCATAAATGAGATGCTCCCGTTGCTCATAAGCTCGATTAGGATTTTGAGGGTCAGGGACAAGAATATTCTTCCACCAAGACGTATTTGGATAACCGGCATTTTTCAGATCATCTAAGCCAATATTGTCGGGATGATAGGCATTCGGCGCACCATCGGCATCAATACTCATTTTTGATTGATAGAAAAAAGCGGTTTGTCCTGAAATTTGCCAAACAGAATAACCGCCAATTTCAAAGAGTTTCGTTCTTAGTTCACAGCTTATGGAAGAAGCTTCAATTTCTAAAGTAATCTTTTCACTAGCAACAGAATGATTATCTTGATCAAATCCTCTCGCTTCAATTTGACGTTTGCCGTTGTCAGTAAAACGATAAGAGACTGACCAATTGCCATTAGAAACTGAGCTATTACCGAAGTGCCACTTACTTTAAACGGTCGGCCCATGGGCATTGTTAGAATACGGAACTAAAGATTCGACAGATTGAAACCACGATTTAAAGGATAAATACCCGGTGGCAACCAAAATCCTTCTGTGTAGCCATTCTCCCATTGTATATAAACATGATCGAAGAAATCGAGGTTTTCAGCATGAAGGTCTTTAATTTGCCATTTAGGCCCGTTTATTCCGGTTTCGTGTTTGCCCTGTTGATCATCCCAATCATTCTCTGGGTTAGGAAACTCGGTACGTTTTTCTCCATCTTTGGTAATGAAATAAATGTGATACGATTGATCCTGATTATTTCGAGGCGCTCTTGCTCCAATTGCCCCACGAGGTGCTAGGTAATCTTCTTTCAAAAAGTAGAGAAATCCCAGACGACGCAGTTTTTTCTCAACGCCTGTAACTTGAACATTATCAATTAAACAGGGGTCTTGGAAAAGTGCTTTGACGGTGGCTAATCCTAACTTTTCAGCCAGATATTTCATCACACAGGAGACAGAATAAGCACAGGGTGCATGATGAATACCGTATTTATCTTTGTTTTGTGCAACTAATTTCTCTAGTTTCTTATGACCTTCCTCCGTTGCTTCCATAAAGGTTTCTTTGGACTGAAGAATGGGCAGGATTTCTTGTTCAAATAACCGGCACCCTTCGGCATCAGTTAACCTGTGATCTGTCGGCAGAGACTTGGTGTGTTTAAGCTTTTTGTAATCATCTAAAACCAGACCCCCATAAATAGTTTTAGTATAATCTGAGGAATCTGCCACATAAATTATAATGCTGGTTTCTTCTTCATGATTAGCTTGATCATAGCCAAAGGCAGTAATTTTGCGCTTCCCAGGATTCGTGAATCCTGAATAAGTAATCGACCAAGAACCGTCTGCTTTAACCTGATTATTACCTAGGGAATATTTGTCATCTGCTGTGAGTTCTACAGT contains the following coding sequences:
- a CDS encoding PEP-CTERM sorting domain-containing protein (PEP-CTERM proteins occur, often in large numbers, in the proteomes of bacteria that also encode an exosortase, a predicted intramembrane cysteine proteinase. The presence of a PEP-CTERM domain at a protein's C-terminus predicts cleavage within the sorting domain, followed by covalent anchoring to some some component of the (usually Gram-negative) cell surface. Many PEP-CTERM proteins exhibit an unusual sequence composition that includes large numbers of potential glycosylation sites. Expression of one such protein has been shown restore the ability of a bacterium to form floc, a type of biofilm.), which produces MNKVAVITGLALAYFGVNVNSLQGANITYNFQGVITYGSLTGTYSSSASFDNAAITGVDFESIPLTNISFNLLSNTFNLASADAPPVVNYFDETFIGIDYSVTSTNAFFPIANFALTSGLFNLSEAAFAYTPRLGIAGQGSLTFSKVPEPSIVIGLIILGGIGFVLRKRP